In Papaver somniferum cultivar HN1 chromosome 1, ASM357369v1, whole genome shotgun sequence, a genomic segment contains:
- the LOC113318599 gene encoding cation/H(+) antiporter 15-like isoform X1 gives MGAGYRICIVPGIVGSDKGGLFYEHLEDFTSFGPLPSICLQISILSFVPHLMHMALSRFHQPLLVSQILGGILVSPWVLSSRSIKLSSQSTVGINYFIFPRDGLQVVDMLAHFSSMFFIFKVGVQMDPKILKRAGRRPFIIGFFCMACSYVSGLQIADRLRNEDMPALKLLLKSSGRVVDVFGMVSFPVIAYVLDDLKILNSDLGNSAIHIAMVADFLQMGLKFWSIFRQIIRNGKQAYSLPAVLILLGIGMVIYIFFIVRPTALWIVKNTPEGRPVDDIYITWIMISVLLCGLASEYCGLNGTVGVFLLGLAIPDGPPLGSALVKKLRIVSVFFMPLHMGIVGYKTDIHKVTFVYVWRVLLIILSCILGKIIGLFIPAVLLGVSPLDSFLLGLIMNIKGIVEVSRLNTWLDSLNTKEFFTASNTIMVLSLVVLVAVITPAVKYLYDPSSKYLTYKGRSILQSNKNNSDFRVLVCVHTQDDVPGIIRIIKASNPTELHPLTIYLLHLVELVGRASPLLISHTLKERASTSNPTKSERIINVFKQFQNRFQNLITVHPFTTISPYASMHNDICTMSVDKRAALVIFPFCRPDASLGGDLDRSNISNRAMKTLLQNLLQNTPCSVGILMDGSNLQTKSTFFLPDTPYRVVVLFFGGPDDREALAFAMNMIHHPYVFVTLVRFYGPASLSSDGVIDYYNESVRIDIERHMFLDDELVDHFRVNTMHDETLIYKEVEVKDGADTIWAVRSLHQDFDLMLVGRQQIADSKIISGNANWDECGELGAIGELVTSPDYGAEGSILIIHRRWRY, from the exons ATGGGGGCAGGTTATCGTATATGTATAGTTCCAGGCATAGTCGGTTCAGATAAAGGAGGATTATTTTATGAACATTTAGAAGACTTCACGAGTTTTGGTCCTCTACCAAGTATTTGCTTGCAAATTAGTATACTTTCTTTTGTACCCCATCTCATGCATATGGCATTGTCACGGTTCCACCAACCCTTGCTTGTTTCTCAAATACTG GGAGGGATACTTGTTAGCCCATGGGTTCTTAGTTCTCGGTCGATAAAATTGTCATCTCAAAGCACCGTTGGAATTAATTATTTCATATTCCCTCGAGATGGACTTCAAGTAGTAGACATGCTTGCTCATTTCAGTTCCATGTTTTTTATATTTAAAGTTGGAGTTCAAATGGATCCCAAAATATTAAAGAGAGCTGGGCGGCGACCATTCATCATCGGATTCTTTTGTATGGCTTGCTCTTATGTATCTGGACTTCAAATTGCCGATAGACTCCGAAACGAGGATATGCCGGCACTAAAGTTACTCCTTAAGAGCTCTGGTAGAGTAGTAGATGTGTTCGGCATGGTTTCCTTCCCTGTCATCGCTTATGTACTCGATGATCTTAAAATTCTTAACTCCGACCTAGGTAATTCAGCGATTCATATAGCaatggttgctgattttcttcagATGGGTTTAAAATTCTGGAGCATTTTCCGCCAAATAATCAGAAATGGAAAACAAGCATACTCACTACCTGCAGTATTAATTTTATTGGGGATAGGGATGgtgatttatatattttttattgtgcGGCCGACAGCGTTATGGATTGTAAAGAATACACCTGAAGGGAGACCTGTAGATGATATTTACATTACCTGGATAATGATTTCAGTTCTGCTGTGTGGATTAGCTAGTGAATATTGTGGATTGAATGGTACAGTTGGGGTTTTCTTACTTGGTTTGGCTATACCTGATGGGCCACCTTTAGGATCGGCTCTAGTTAAGAAGCTACGCATTGTTTCTGTATTTTTCATGCCTCTTCATATGGGTATCGTTGGATATAAGACGGACATTCACAAAGTTACTTTCGTATATGTATGGCGTGTTTTACTGATCATTCTCAGTTGTATCCTTGGAAAGATTATCGGACTTTTCATCCCAGCTGTGCTTCTTGGAGTCTCTCCGCTAGATAGTTTCTTGCTTGGACTTATTATGAACATTAAAGGCATTGTCGAGGTTTCCAGACTTAACACTTGGTTAGATTCACTAAATACCAAA GAATTTTTTACTGCATCAAATACAATCATGGTTCTCTCACTTGTAGTGCTAGTAGCTGTTATTACACCCGCGGTGAAATACTTGTATGACCCTTCATCGAAATACTTAACCTACAAAGGAAGGTCAATTTTGCAGTCGAATAAAAACAACTCAGATTTTCGAGTACTTGTATGTGTTCACACCCAAGATGATGTTCCAGGCATTATAAGAATCATTAAAGCCTCCAATCCTACCGAACTCCACCCACTCACCATTTACCTCCTCCATCTCGTTGAGCTTGTGGGTCGTGCTTCTCCTCTCCTTATATCCCACACTTTGAAGGAGCGTGCTTCCACATCAAACCCTACCAAATCGGAAAGGATAATCAATGTTTTCAAACAATTCCAAAACCGATTCCAGAACCTTATTACGGTTCATCCTTTCACAACTATCTCTCCGTATGCTTCAATGCACAACGATATATGCACCATGTCAGTCGACAAGAGGGCTGCTCTCGTTATCTTCCCTTTCTGCAGGCCAGATGCAAGTCTGGGAGGTGATCTGGACAGATCAAATATTTCCAACCGTGCAATGAAAACCCTTCTTCAAAATCTGTTGCAGAACACCCCATGCTCAGTCGGGATCTTAATGGATGGTAGTAATCTCCAAACAAAATCTACTTTCTTCTTGCCGGACACTCCTTATCGCGTGGTTGTACTTTTTTTTGGTGGCCCGGATGATCGAGAAGCATTGGCTTTTGCAATGAATATGATTCATCATCCGTACGTCTTTGTTACTCTTGTTAGGTTTTATGGTCCTGCAAGTCTATCATCGGACGGAGTTATTGACTATTACAATGAATCGGTTAGGATTGATATTGAGAGGCACATGTTTCTTGATGATGAATTAGTAGACCATTTCAGGGTTAACACCATGCATGATGAAACATTGATATACAAAGAAGTAGAGGTAAAAGATGGTGCAGACACAATATGGGCAGTCCGATCACTTCACCAAGATTTTGATCTTATGCTTGTAGGAAGACAACAAATAGCTGattcaaaaataatttcaggAAATGCAAATTGGGATGAATGTGGAGAGCTAGGAGCTATCGGAGAGTTGGTAACATCTCCTGATTATGGTGCTGAGGGCTCAATCTTAATAATTCACCGACGGTGGAGATATTAG
- the LOC113318599 gene encoding cation/H(+) antiporter 15-like isoform X2 encodes MDPKILKRAGRRPFIIGFFCMACSYVSGLQIADRLRNEDMPALKLLLKSSGRVVDVFGMVSFPVIAYVLDDLKILNSDLGNSAIHIAMVADFLQMGLKFWSIFRQIIRNGKQAYSLPAVLILLGIGMVIYIFFIVRPTALWIVKNTPEGRPVDDIYITWIMISVLLCGLASEYCGLNGTVGVFLLGLAIPDGPPLGSALVKKLRIVSVFFMPLHMGIVGYKTDIHKVTFVYVWRVLLIILSCILGKIIGLFIPAVLLGVSPLDSFLLGLIMNIKGIVEVSRLNTWLDSLNTKEFFTASNTIMVLSLVVLVAVITPAVKYLYDPSSKYLTYKGRSILQSNKNNSDFRVLVCVHTQDDVPGIIRIIKASNPTELHPLTIYLLHLVELVGRASPLLISHTLKERASTSNPTKSERIINVFKQFQNRFQNLITVHPFTTISPYASMHNDICTMSVDKRAALVIFPFCRPDASLGGDLDRSNISNRAMKTLLQNLLQNTPCSVGILMDGSNLQTKSTFFLPDTPYRVVVLFFGGPDDREALAFAMNMIHHPYVFVTLVRFYGPASLSSDGVIDYYNESVRIDIERHMFLDDELVDHFRVNTMHDETLIYKEVEVKDGADTIWAVRSLHQDFDLMLVGRQQIADSKIISGNANWDECGELGAIGELVTSPDYGAEGSILIIHRRWRY; translated from the exons ATGGATCCCAAAATATTAAAGAGAGCTGGGCGGCGACCATTCATCATCGGATTCTTTTGTATGGCTTGCTCTTATGTATCTGGACTTCAAATTGCCGATAGACTCCGAAACGAGGATATGCCGGCACTAAAGTTACTCCTTAAGAGCTCTGGTAGAGTAGTAGATGTGTTCGGCATGGTTTCCTTCCCTGTCATCGCTTATGTACTCGATGATCTTAAAATTCTTAACTCCGACCTAGGTAATTCAGCGATTCATATAGCaatggttgctgattttcttcagATGGGTTTAAAATTCTGGAGCATTTTCCGCCAAATAATCAGAAATGGAAAACAAGCATACTCACTACCTGCAGTATTAATTTTATTGGGGATAGGGATGgtgatttatatattttttattgtgcGGCCGACAGCGTTATGGATTGTAAAGAATACACCTGAAGGGAGACCTGTAGATGATATTTACATTACCTGGATAATGATTTCAGTTCTGCTGTGTGGATTAGCTAGTGAATATTGTGGATTGAATGGTACAGTTGGGGTTTTCTTACTTGGTTTGGCTATACCTGATGGGCCACCTTTAGGATCGGCTCTAGTTAAGAAGCTACGCATTGTTTCTGTATTTTTCATGCCTCTTCATATGGGTATCGTTGGATATAAGACGGACATTCACAAAGTTACTTTCGTATATGTATGGCGTGTTTTACTGATCATTCTCAGTTGTATCCTTGGAAAGATTATCGGACTTTTCATCCCAGCTGTGCTTCTTGGAGTCTCTCCGCTAGATAGTTTCTTGCTTGGACTTATTATGAACATTAAAGGCATTGTCGAGGTTTCCAGACTTAACACTTGGTTAGATTCACTAAATACCAAA GAATTTTTTACTGCATCAAATACAATCATGGTTCTCTCACTTGTAGTGCTAGTAGCTGTTATTACACCCGCGGTGAAATACTTGTATGACCCTTCATCGAAATACTTAACCTACAAAGGAAGGTCAATTTTGCAGTCGAATAAAAACAACTCAGATTTTCGAGTACTTGTATGTGTTCACACCCAAGATGATGTTCCAGGCATTATAAGAATCATTAAAGCCTCCAATCCTACCGAACTCCACCCACTCACCATTTACCTCCTCCATCTCGTTGAGCTTGTGGGTCGTGCTTCTCCTCTCCTTATATCCCACACTTTGAAGGAGCGTGCTTCCACATCAAACCCTACCAAATCGGAAAGGATAATCAATGTTTTCAAACAATTCCAAAACCGATTCCAGAACCTTATTACGGTTCATCCTTTCACAACTATCTCTCCGTATGCTTCAATGCACAACGATATATGCACCATGTCAGTCGACAAGAGGGCTGCTCTCGTTATCTTCCCTTTCTGCAGGCCAGATGCAAGTCTGGGAGGTGATCTGGACAGATCAAATATTTCCAACCGTGCAATGAAAACCCTTCTTCAAAATCTGTTGCAGAACACCCCATGCTCAGTCGGGATCTTAATGGATGGTAGTAATCTCCAAACAAAATCTACTTTCTTCTTGCCGGACACTCCTTATCGCGTGGTTGTACTTTTTTTTGGTGGCCCGGATGATCGAGAAGCATTGGCTTTTGCAATGAATATGATTCATCATCCGTACGTCTTTGTTACTCTTGTTAGGTTTTATGGTCCTGCAAGTCTATCATCGGACGGAGTTATTGACTATTACAATGAATCGGTTAGGATTGATATTGAGAGGCACATGTTTCTTGATGATGAATTAGTAGACCATTTCAGGGTTAACACCATGCATGATGAAACATTGATATACAAAGAAGTAGAGGTAAAAGATGGTGCAGACACAATATGGGCAGTCCGATCACTTCACCAAGATTTTGATCTTATGCTTGTAGGAAGACAACAAATAGCTGattcaaaaataatttcaggAAATGCAAATTGGGATGAATGTGGAGAGCTAGGAGCTATCGGAGAGTTGGTAACATCTCCTGATTATGGTGCTGAGGGCTCAATCTTAATAATTCACCGACGGTGGAGATATTAG